A single genomic interval of Osmerus eperlanus chromosome 14, fOsmEpe2.1, whole genome shotgun sequence harbors:
- the LOC134033984 gene encoding uncharacterized protein LOC134033984: protein MDEGRVRGRGIRVRGGRRAGHGRRGGGQQGRGGGQQGRGGGQQGRGEGLGGRARQPRTIITDEMRATVIDHVIVHGMTMAEAGLGVCPNLSRFTVATIIRAFRQHNRVERMPHSGGRVALFTAAQETLIVDMVHENNLIRLREIRDKVIADNVNFESIDDVSLATIDRVLRRQKMRMKQVYRVPFERNSARHKDLRYEYVQRILQLDAMARPHEYLFLDEAGFNVQKRRQRGCNIIGQEPSLRFLANGGVILLFVRPWVWRGLSTGMLSLGLATPNSSPS from the exons atgGATGAAGGCAGAGTTAGGGGAAGAGGAATTCGAgtcagaggagggagaagagctggccatggaagaagaggaggaggccaacaagggagaggaggaggccaacaagggagaggaggaggccaacaagggagaggagaaggtctAGGAGGGAGAGCAAGACAACCTCGCACCATCATTACGGACGAGATGCGAGCAACAGTCATTGACCATGTCATTGTCCATGGCATGACAATGGCTGAAGCAGGACTAGGAGTCTGTCCAAACCTGAGTAGGTTCACCGTGGCTACCATTATCAGGGCATTCAGACAACACAACAG AGTTGAAAGAATGCCACATAGCGGTGGGAGGGTTGCCCTATTTACAGCGGCACAAGAAACCCTCATTGTGGATATGGTTCACGAGAACAACCTCATCAGACTCCGGGAGATCAGAGACAAAGTCATTGCCGATAATGTCAACTTTGAGAGCATTGATGATGTCAGCTTGGCCACAATAGACCGAGTTCTCCGGCGCCAAAAGATGCGGATGAAACAGGTCTATAGGGTTCCCTTTGAGCGCAACTCTGCGCGACACAAAGACCTACGTTACGAGTATGTGCAA AGGATATTACAGTTGGACGCGATGGCCAGACCTCATGAGTACCTCTTCCTGGATGAGGCTGGCTTCAACGTGCAGAAACGAAGGCAAAGAGGCTGTAACATCATTGGCCAAGAGCCATCACTGAGGTTCCTGGCCAACGGGGGGGTAATATTACTCTTTGTGCGGCCATGGGTTTGGAGGGGCTTGTCCACCGGCATGCTGTCCTTGGGTCTTGCAACACCCAACTCCTCACCTTCCTAG